A window of the Cytophagaceae bacterium genome harbors these coding sequences:
- the dprA gene encoding DNA-protecting protein DprA: protein MQHEILHEIALSKIEGVGGVVFKHLLNAFGSAEEVLKAGTQKVMKVPNVGKSIVEGLKKADEALIEAESVIKQCEKLGVKIVSFKNPDYPPRLKNLFDAPAILYFKGKGNLDYARSLAIVGTRDSTEYGKKSTEEIVSQLKEYNVQIVSGLAYGIDVAAHKAALKNGLSTVGVLANSLDDVYPKSHLKVAKEMEESGLLISEQPLNTRTMPQFFVARNRIIAGLADAVIVVESGRKGGSMVTAEYANNYNREVFAIPGGIFQKHSEGPNYLVSNNKAQIFTNVEDFVSWMKWDEDLSSFSGKNLKTEIDLSHFSQEESAVLSKLMHNGDMLIDEISWQTGISLNKLASILLNLEFQDLVKQSPGKKFGLK, encoded by the coding sequence ATGCAGCACGAAATTCTACACGAAATTGCCCTCAGTAAAATCGAAGGAGTAGGAGGGGTGGTTTTTAAACATTTATTAAATGCTTTTGGCTCAGCAGAAGAGGTTTTGAAAGCTGGTACACAAAAAGTCATGAAAGTCCCCAATGTGGGTAAAAGCATTGTAGAAGGATTAAAAAAAGCCGATGAAGCCCTCATAGAAGCCGAATCGGTAATAAAACAATGTGAGAAGCTTGGAGTTAAAATAGTTTCCTTCAAAAATCCTGATTACCCTCCCAGACTTAAAAATCTTTTTGACGCTCCCGCTATTTTATATTTTAAAGGAAAGGGGAATCTGGATTACGCACGTAGTCTGGCGATAGTAGGTACACGTGATTCAACTGAATACGGCAAAAAAAGTACAGAGGAAATTGTAAGTCAACTCAAAGAGTATAATGTTCAGATTGTTAGTGGGTTGGCTTATGGAATTGACGTAGCGGCTCACAAAGCCGCATTGAAAAATGGACTCTCCACTGTGGGTGTTTTGGCCAATAGTCTGGATGATGTTTATCCCAAAAGCCATCTGAAAGTAGCGAAAGAAATGGAAGAGTCAGGACTTTTGATCTCTGAACAACCCCTCAATACTCGTACCATGCCCCAGTTTTTTGTTGCCAGAAATCGGATCATTGCCGGGCTGGCTGATGCCGTAATTGTGGTAGAATCTGGCAGGAAAGGTGGCTCGATGGTCACTGCCGAATACGCCAATAATTACAACAGGGAAGTGTTTGCTATTCCCGGGGGCATTTTTCAAAAACATTCTGAAGGTCCAAACTATTTGGTTTCCAACAATAAAGCCCAGATTTTTACAAATGTGGAGGACTTTGTTAGTTGGATGAAATGGGATGAAGATTTGAGCTCATTTTCTGGTAAAAATCTAAAAACTGAAATTGACTTGTCTCATTTTTCTCAGGAAGAAAGTGCGGTTTTAAGTAAGCTCATGCACAATGGCGATATGCTGATTGATGAAATAAGCTGGCAAACCGGAATTTCTTTAAATAAACTTGCCTCAATATTATTAAATCTTGAGTTTCAGGATTTGGTAAAACAAAGTCCGGGGAAAAAATTTGGTTTAAAATAA
- a CDS encoding MerR family transcriptional regulator — MKLFFTTEEVAGHLNLPLPTLEFYIKTFNVKIQKVGKNRRYSHTDLDKLQKIVNLIQVEGYTLEGAREKLKEKKIEKDNKKEVIVRLKEIKKSLEWLSESIE; from the coding sequence ATGAAGCTTTTTTTTACCACAGAAGAAGTTGCCGGCCATCTTAATTTGCCATTACCTACTTTGGAATTTTACATTAAAACCTTTAATGTGAAAATACAAAAGGTGGGGAAAAATCGTCGTTATTCGCATACTGACCTTGATAAACTCCAAAAAATTGTAAATTTGATTCAGGTTGAAGGGTACACATTGGAAGGTGCAAGGGAGAAATTAAAAGAGAAAAAAATAGAAAAGGACAATAAAAAAGAAGTAATTGTAAGATTAAAAGAAATAAAAAAAAGCCTTGAATGGCTCAGTGAATCAATCGAATAA